The following are encoded together in the Brassica napus cultivar Da-Ae chromosome A9, Da-Ae, whole genome shotgun sequence genome:
- the LOC106363984 gene encoding probable aspartic proteinase GIP2, producing MDKCLLLCVLLFSSYSHVSAHYYPSKNTLVSSVTKNAILPIFTFTLNTNEEYFIHIAGPFLVRSCNDGLPRPIIPCGSATCALTRRLSPHQCPPTQNTIINGRCACQATAFEPFQRLCNSNQYTYGDFSMSSLNPRSPSLTFNNVKYLCIPKPFLIDFPPGVLGLAGLAPTALATWNQLTPPRLGLEKKFALCLPSDTNKGAIFFGGGPYKLGNTDARSMLTYTQLIKNPRRLNNYFLRLKGIFVNGEKILLAQNAFGFDGKGDGGVTLSTVTPFTTLRSDIYKVFTEAFSKATSDIPRVNSTTPLEFCFKSTEHFQVPQIDMKFADGKIWKVIAANSMKKISDDVACLAFLNGGDAAAQAVVIGMHQMENTLLEFDVGRSAFGFSCSLGLVNASCGDFQTKP from the coding sequence ATGGATAAGTGTCTACTTCTCTGTGTCCTTTTGTTTTCCTCTTATAGTCACGTCTCGGCTCACTATTATCCATCCAAAAATACCCTAGTGTCAAGCGTGACCAAGAACGCCATCTTACCTATCTTCACTTTCACACTCAACACAAACGAAGAATATTTCATCCATATCGCCGGTCCCTTCCTCGTTCGCAGCTGCAATGATGGTCTCCCTCGTCCCATCATCCCATGCGGCTCCGCTACGTGTGCTCTCACTCGTAGACTCAGCCCCCACCAGTGTCCTCCTACTCAGAACACAATCATAAACGGAAGGTGTGCATGTCAAGCAACCGCCTTTGAGCCGTTCCAACGTCTGTGTAACTCAAACCAATACACCTATGGAGATTTTTCCATGTCTTCCCTAAACCCTAGATCTCCCTCGCTCACGTTTAACAACGTGAAGTACCTTTGCATCCCCAAGCCGTTTCTCATAGACTTCCCTCCTGGTGTTTTGGGCCTTGCGGGGCTTGCACCCACGGCTCTCGCCACATGGAACCAGCTGACCCCACCTAGACTCGGGCTCGAGAAGAAGTTCGCGTTGTGTCTGCCTTCTGATACGAACAAAGGTGCTATTTTCTTTGGTGGAGGTCCGTACAAGCTCGGAAACACTGATGCAAGATCCATGCTCACGTACACCCAATTGATCAAGAACCCTAGAAGACTCAACAATTATTTCTTGAGGCTCAAGGGTATTTTCGTCAACGGAGAAAAGATCTTGCTTGCCCAAAACGCTTTTGGTTTTGACGGCAAGGGTGACGGAGGCGTGACTCTAAGCACCGTAACCCCTTTCACTACGTTACGTAGCGATATATACAAAGTCTTTACTGAAGCATTCTCAAAAGCCACGTCGGATATTCCACGTGTCAATAGCACAACACCCTTGGAGTTTTGTTTTAAGTCAACGGAACATTTCCAAGTGCCTCAGATCGATATGAAGTTTGCTGATGGGAAGATCTGGAAAGTAATTGCCGCAAATTCGATGAAGAAAATTAGTGATGACGTGGCTTGCTTGGCTTTCCTCAATGGAGGAGATGCGGCGGCGCAGGCAGTTGTAATCGGAATGCATCAGATGGAGAACACTTTGTTGGAGTTTGACGTTGGGAGATCTGCTTTTGGATTTAGCTGTTCTTTGGGTTTGGTCAATGCTTCGTGCGGTGACTTTCAAACAAAGCCATGA
- the BNAA09G03030D gene encoding uncharacterized protein BNAA09G03030D: MYSLLIHVVQSHWMIRFQGEHRSRRSHLRLQNNSDLLRFKLVISVFFFSPPFKAMHSVLQLLLLLLITTVTISIPVFAENDSIYDVLRAHALPMGLLPKGVKEFNVDVETGHFSVFLNQSCKAKYESEIHYEANITGTIGYGSIGGLTGVSAQDLFLWFPVKGIRVDIPSSGVIYFDVGVVRKRYPMSLFETPRDCVAVVEKVWTLVLPSLNLLSAL, from the coding sequence ATGTACAGTCTCCTAATACACGTGGTGCAATCTCATTGGATGATTCGTTTTCAAGGAGAACACAGAAGCAGGCGATCACACCTCCGCCTTCAAAATAATTCTGATCTACTCCGTTTCAAGCTTGTCATcagtgtcttcttcttctctccacCGTTTAAAGCGATGCACAGTGttctccagcttcttcttcttcttctcatcacCACCGTCACGATCTCGATCCCTGTTTTCGCAGAGAACGATTCGATATACGACGTCCTTCGAGCACACGCCTTACCGATGGGGCTATTACCAAAGGGCGTAAAGGAGTTCAACGTCGACGTGGAGACAGGACATTTCTCTGTTTTCTTAAACCAATCCTGCAAGGCCAAGTACGAGAGCGAGATACATTACGAAGCCAACATCACGGGAACGATAGGCTACGGAAGCATCGGAGGTTTGACGGGTGTATCGGCGCAGGATCTCTTCCTGTGGTTTCCGGTCAAAGGGATCCGTGTGGACATACCAAGCTCCGGCGTTATATACTTCGATGTCGGAGTTGTTCGCAAGCGATATCCCATGTCTCTGTTCGAGACTCCGAGAGATTGTGTCGCTGTTGTTGAGAAGGTATGGACTTTGGTTTTACCGAGTTTGAATCTCTTGTCGGCATTGTAA
- the LOC106365810 gene encoding fimbrin-2, with protein MSGFVGILVSDPWLHNQFTQVELRSLKSHFTSMRRESGKLTVSDLAPRMGRSKVVGDQNLTTEERAALIQSFHPNLSDEVDFEFYLRIYLKLQAHVNAIIGSGAKNSSAFLKAATTTLLHTISDSEKSSYVAHINNYLSGDEFLNKYLPINPSSNDLFEVVKDGVLLCKLINVAVPGTIDERAINTKSMLNPWERNENHTLCLNSAKAIGCTVVNIGTQDIIEGRRHLVLGVISQIIKIQLLADLNLKKTPQLVELVDDSKDVEELMSLPPDKILLRWMNFQLRKTEYKKTVTNFSSDVKDAEAYTNLLNVLAPEHKSPSKLAAKNPFERAKNILEHADRMGCRRYLTAKDIVEGSPNLNLAFVAHIFQHRNGLSTKTKQISFLADDTQISREEKAFRFWINSFDSSMYINNVFEDLRDGWILLQTLEKVSPGIVNWKIASKPPIKLPFKKVENCNQVVKLGKQLKFSLVNIAGNDIVQGNKKLILAYLWQLMRYNILQLLKNLRSHSNGKEITDVDILEWANAKVRKNGSQTRMFSFRDKSLSDGIFFLELLSSVQPRAVNWSLVTNGVTDEEKKMNATYVISIARKMGCSIFLLPEDITEVNQKMILTLTASIMHWTLKEPLHLIKPTGSPDSHNGSSLLDDSTSDSSLE; from the exons atgtcAGGCTTCGTCGGGATCCTTGTATCGGATCCATGGCTACACAACCAATTCACGCAAGTGGAGCTCCGGAGTTTGAAATCTCAC TTCACGAGCATGAGGAGGGAGAGCGGGAAGCTTACGGTGTCGGACCTCGCGCCAAGGATGGGGAGATCAAAGGTGGTTGGAGATCAGAACCTCACCACTGAAGAAAGAGCGGCTCTGATCCAAAGCTTCCATCCGAACCTCAGCGATGAAGTCGATTTCGAGTTTTACTTGAGG ATTTATCTTAAACTTCAAGCGCATGTGAACGCCATAATCGGAAGCGGCGCCAAGAACTCGTCTGCGTTTCTCAAGGCAGCTACAACCACTTTGTTGCATACCATCAGCGACTCTGAGAAGTCCTCTTACGTCGCTCACATCAATAACTACCTCTCCGGAGATGAGTTCCTAAACAAGTACCTCCCTATCAACCCTTCCTCCAACGATCTATTCGAAGTGGTGAAAGATGGTGTTTTACTTTG TAAACTTATTAATGTGGCGGTTCCTGGGACGATTGATGAAAGAGCTATCAACACTAAGAGTATGCTTAACCCATGGGAGAGAAACGAAAACCATACGCTTTGTCTTAACTCTGCCAAGGCCATTGGGTGTACTGTGGTTAATATAGGAACTCAAGATATCATTGAAGGAAGG CGTCATCTTGTGCTAGGTGTGATTTCTCAAATCATCAAG ATACAATTGCTAGCTGATCTAAACTTGAAGAAAACTCCACAGCTGGTGGAGTTGGTTGATGATAGCAAG GATGTGGAAGAGTTGATGAGTTTACCACCTGATAAGATCTTACTGAGATGGATgaactttcagttaagaaaaacTGAATATAAGAAAACTGTCACAAACTTCTCCTCTGATGTAAAG GATGCTGAAGCTTACACTAATCTATTAAACGTCCTAGCACCAGAGCACAAGAGTCCTTCAAAGTTAGCAGCCAAAAACCCATTTGAGAGAGCAAAAAATATTCTCGAACATGCAGACAGAATGGGGTGCAGGAGATACTTGACCGCTAAGGATATTGTTGAAGGTTCCCCGAATCTTAATCTTGCTTTTGTAGCACATATCTTCCAGCACAG GAACGGGCTttcaaccaaaacaaaacagataTCTTTTCTGGCCGATGACACTCAAATATCAAGAGAAGAAAAAGCCTTCCGGTTTTGGATAAACAGCTTTGATAGTTCTATGTACATAAACAACGTCTTTGAAGATCTAAGAGATGG GTGGATACTGTTGCAGACACTCGAAAAGGTGTCACCAGGAATTGTTAACTGGAAAATAGCAAGCAAGCCTCCGATCAAATTGCCATTCAAGAAAGTAGAAAACTGTAATCAGGTTGTGAAACTAGGGAAGCAGCTCAAGTTCTCTTTGGTTAACATCGCTGGTAACGACATTGTTCAAGGAAACAAGAAGCTCATACTAG CATACTTATGGCAATTGATGAGATACAACATCCTGCAACTCCTTAAGAACTTGAGATCACATTCCAACGGCAAAGAAATAACGGACGTTGATATATTGGAGTGGGCTAATGCTAAAGTGAGAAAGAACGGAAGTCAAACCCGTATGTTCAGTTTCAGG GACAAGAGCTTGTCCGATGGGATATTCTTCCTGGAGCTGTTGAGTTCTGTGCAGCCAAGAGCCGTGAACTGGAGTCTTGTTACAAACGGAGTAACTG atgaagagaagaagatgaatgcCACTTACGTGATTAGTATAGCCAGGAAGATGGGTTGCTCCATATTTTTACTCCCAGAAGACATAACTGAG GTGAATCAGAAGATGATTCTGACGTTGACGGCGAGTATAATGCACTGGACTCTCAAAGAACCTCTTCATCTTATTAAGCCTACCGGATCACCCGATAGCCACAATGGAAGTAGTCTACTCGACGATTCTACCTCGGATTCTTCACTAGAATAA
- the LOC106365809 gene encoding protein PEP-RELATED DEVELOPMENT ARRESTED 1, chloroplastic-like: protein MLQSLHLRFHSSPSPSRRESLTPSITSSSPFSFCSFRPKPTQKPKQLVQFCAPYEVGGGYTDEELFERYGTHQSKTNVEDKPDASEYEALLKGGEQVTSVLEEMITLLQDMKMNEASENVAVELAAQGVIGKRVDEMESGFMMALDYMIQLADKDQDDKRKSLLEVVKETVLSHLTKKCPPHVQVIGLLCRTPKKESRQELLRRVAAGGGAFEGKDGTKLHLPGANLNDIANQADDLLETMETRPVVPDRKLLARLVLIREEARNMMGGGILDERNDRGFNTLPESEVNFLTKLVALKPGKTVQQMIKNVMQGKDEGADDLSNEEDDSTQGRRQSGLKGRGSFTGKKPLPVRPGMFLETVTKVMGSIYSGSASGITAQHLEWVHEKTLQVLEEIAY from the exons aTGTTACAATCTCTTCACCTTCGTTTTCACTCCTCCCCATCACCTTCGAGAAGAGAGTCTCTGACTCCATCGATTACCTCCTCATCTCCTTTCTCCTTTTGCTCGTTCCGACCGAAGCCAACCCAGAAACCGAAGCAGCTAGTTCAATTCTGCGCCCCTTACGAGGTCGGAGGCGGATACACCGATGAGGAGCTCTTCGAAAGATACGGAACCCATCAGAGTAAAACCAACGTCGAAGACAAGCCAGATGCGTCTGAGTACGAGGCTCTCCTTAAAGGAGGCGAACAAGTAACTTCTGTTCTCGAAGAGATGATAACCCTC CTGCAAGACATGAAGATGAATGAAGCATCTGAGAATGTTGCTGTTGAATTGGCTGCACAAGGAGTTATAGGGAAAAGAGTTGATGAGATGGAGTCAGGGTTTATGATGGCTCTtgattacatgattcaacttgCAGACAAAGACCAAGACGACAAG AGGAAGTCTTTGCTAGAGGTTGTCAAGGAGACAGTCTTATCTCATCTCACTAAAAAATGTCCTCCTCAT GTCCAAGTGATTGGTTTACTATGTAGAACACCTAAAAAGGAGAGTAGGCAAGAGCTGCTGCGTAGGGTGGCTGCAGGTGGTGGGGCTTTTGAAGGCAAGGACGGTACTAAACTTCATTTACCCGGAGCTAACCTGAATGACATAGCTAATCAAGCTGATGACTTGCTAGAg ACTATGGAGACGAGGCCAGTTGTTCCTGATAGGAAACTACTAGCGAGGCTTGTTTTGATCAGAGAGGAAGCGAGGAACATGATGGGAGGTGGTATACTTGATGAGAGAAATGACCGTGGTTTCAACACTCTGCCTGAATCAGAG GTGAATTTCTTAACCAAATTGGTAGCTCTCAAACCAGGAAAGACAGTGCAGCAGATGATCAAGAATGTAATGCAAGGGAAAGATGAAGGTGCAGATGATCTTAGCAATGAAGAGGATGATTCTACCCAAGGAAGAAGACAAAGTGGATTAAAGGGAAGG GGAAGCTTTACAGGCAAAAAACCGTTACCAGTAAGGCCAGGAATGTTTCTAGAGACTGTCACAAAG GTAATGGGCAGCATATACTCGGGTAGTGCATCCGGTATCACTGCACAACATCTAGAATGG GTACACGAGAAGACGCTCCAAGTTCTTGAAGAAATTGCGTATTAG
- the LOC106365808 gene encoding uncharacterized protein At5g48480-like, which produces MAQEDVAAANGATTAVEKAVTFTAYKPQLIVEAHKVGDAVAFYKAVFGAVETGRSLYPKRKADQELPHLVSSELELAGTTVVVSDVSDAKTGTMPAILETDDVEAAVAKAVAAGAVKVEEEVGGEGEGGVKGKVTDPFGFTWIFVAPAKKSEEEGNKEV; this is translated from the exons aTGGCTCAGGAAGACGTTGCTGCTGCTAACGGTGCTACTACGGCGGTGGAGAAGGCCGTTACCTTCACGGCGTACAAGCCTCAGCTGATTGTGGAAGCACACAAGGTCGGTGACGCTGTTGCTTTCTACAAGGCGGTGTTTGGTGCCGTGGAGACTGGACGCTCTCTCTACCCCAAGCGTAAGGCTGACCAAGAGCTCCCTCACCTCGTCTCTTCCGAGCTCGAGCTCGCCGGAACCACCGTCGTTGTTTCTGACGTCTCTGA TGCGAAGACGGGGACTATGCCTGCGATCCTCGAGACTGATGACGTGGAAGCTGCGGTTGCGAAGGCCGTTGCGGCAGGAGCTGTCAAGGTGGAGGAGGAGGTTGGAGGTGAAGGTGAAGGTGGAGTCAAGGGGAAAGTGACGGATCCGTTCGGGTTCACGTGGATCTTTGTTGCTCCGGCGAAGAAGAGTGAGGAGGAAGGAAACAAAGAGGTCTAA